Within Leptolyngbyaceae cyanobacterium, the genomic segment CGAACAAAATTGGCAAAAAGTGAATGCTCTTAACTTCTTTAAAGTAGAACAAAATAGGGACTTGCGGCCAAAAAATTCGCCAATTTTGCCATTCCCGATAAGGGAAACTGCGGATCATCTTATCAGAACGATAGACCTCTAAGGTGGTTTCGGTAAATTTTAGCCGGATGGTGAGGCTCTGGAATAAGAGGAATAATCCGAACAAGGCGATGATGGCACTTACCCAAGGTTGCACTAGTACTAGTGGGATCGCACCAAATACGATCGCGATCGGTAAAGTAAAACTAGGAGCCAGTTCGATCGTTTGTTGCGAACTAATCGGAGTAGCAGTAGTCACGGTCTTTAATTCCAAAATTCGAGCAGATTCCTATCTATTCTAGAAGGGATGGGGGGATGGGGGGATGGGGGGATG encodes:
- a CDS encoding DUF3119 family protein, coding for MTTATPISSQQTIELAPSFTLPIAIVFGAIPLVLVQPWVSAIIALFGLFLLFQSLTIRLKFTETTLEVYRSDKMIRSFPYREWQNWRIFWPQVPILFYFKEVKSIHFLPILFDPKMLQTCLEQRCPRI